The following proteins come from a genomic window of Candidatus Thiodiazotropha sp. CDECU1:
- a CDS encoding TRAP transporter small permease subunit, protein MPEISFVLPHWLYWSGLILFPLLAMVLFRKAALKQSTKPLSLSLGYFLLIVGGIFGVHRLYLKSFWALAFISLFISLLVVNVEVRSMRDDLSAAQNGVKLAEFRVQRGQKAVEKGRRNAEQRLSDAKQKLTGARLSLEEAQQGSENWSGIAQILGGGMLLLLLIDLVLMPKLIRQRNQIEKLEPDEGFHCPVVEEEHEDRFEPLLINRVISHINGVAGEFVAYWSVIAVFVYYYEVIVRYVFNSPTNWAHESMFLMFGMQYLIAGGFVLREGAHVRVDVIYNHFSNRAKAMVDVVTSIFFFIFMLTLLMTGWTFFYDSYEVNEVSISEWGIQYWPIKLALSIGALLLLIQGIAQLIKDILVVIKPDTVSLDAEVRPEG, encoded by the coding sequence ATGCCTGAGATCAGCTTTGTACTGCCACACTGGCTCTACTGGAGTGGTCTGATCCTGTTTCCTCTATTGGCCATGGTGCTGTTCCGCAAGGCAGCACTCAAGCAATCGACTAAACCTCTTTCCCTCTCACTCGGCTATTTTCTGCTCATCGTTGGCGGAATTTTCGGCGTGCACAGGCTCTATCTGAAAAGTTTTTGGGCGCTGGCCTTCATCTCCCTCTTCATCTCGCTGTTGGTGGTGAATGTGGAGGTGCGGAGTATGCGTGATGATCTTTCCGCTGCACAAAATGGGGTCAAGCTGGCGGAATTCAGGGTGCAGCGTGGGCAAAAGGCGGTCGAGAAGGGGCGCCGAAACGCAGAACAACGTCTCAGTGATGCCAAGCAGAAGCTGACCGGGGCCAGATTATCACTGGAAGAGGCACAACAGGGGAGTGAGAATTGGAGTGGCATAGCCCAAATCCTGGGTGGTGGTATGCTGCTTCTGCTGCTTATCGATCTGGTGTTGATGCCGAAACTGATCCGACAGCGCAACCAGATTGAAAAGTTAGAGCCGGATGAGGGCTTTCATTGTCCTGTTGTAGAAGAGGAGCATGAAGACCGGTTCGAACCCCTTCTGATTAACCGGGTAATATCCCACATCAATGGTGTGGCTGGTGAGTTTGTCGCTTACTGGTCGGTGATTGCAGTATTCGTCTACTACTACGAAGTCATCGTCCGCTATGTCTTCAATTCACCCACCAACTGGGCTCACGAGAGCATGTTTCTGATGTTTGGCATGCAGTATCTCATTGCCGGTGGTTTTGTCTTGCGTGAAGGGGCGCATGTACGGGTGGATGTGATCTACAATCACTTCTCCAACCGTGCCAAAGCAATGGTGGATGTCGTAACATCCATCTTCTTTTTTATCTTTATGCTCACCCTGTTGATGACCGGTTGGACCTTTTTCTATGACTCCTATGAGGTGAATGAGGTGTCTATCTCCGAGTGGGGTATCCAATATTGGCCGATCAAACTGGCGCTCTCAATTGGCGCGCTGCTGCTCTTGATTCAGGGCATCGCCCAGTTGATCAAAGACATATTGGTTGTGATCAAACCAGACACAGTGAGCTTGGATGCGGAAGTGAGGCCGGAAGGGTAG
- a CDS encoding TRAP transporter large permease, whose protein sequence is MGLEIDILWLTVLMFGSLLVLLMAGLPLAFVTGGLACVFLFLFGDAAMLNILPSRIFPLMTNYQLSAIPLFIFMASMLERAGIIEELYDMVYKILGGLRGGLAISTIIASTLLAAMCGVIGATEVTMGMIALPAMIRRHYHPTIACGSILAGGTLGILIPPSILAILFAVIAQQSVGELFIGAVIPGLILSSLYIIYVATATTIKPSWGPPLPKEERVTTREKIRLLGNMFAPLVLVALVLGIIFAGIATPVEAAGVGTFGALVVAAMHRRLSIENIRSAAITTLRVTGMVLWIIFGATLFVGFYVVNGGQEFVNETIAGTGLGPYGVLILMMVILVILGMFLDWVGILLLAVPIFIPLMKTMSFDGVFGLPGVSPQELPLWFGVVYMVNMQMSFISPPFGYALFYLKSVAPPEVTMGQIYRSSLPFLFLQAVGLAICIIFPEVVLWLPRQVYG, encoded by the coding sequence ATGGGACTGGAAATCGATATCTTATGGTTGACCGTCCTTATGTTCGGTTCTTTGTTGGTGCTGCTGATGGCAGGATTACCCCTGGCCTTTGTCACCGGCGGCCTGGCTTGTGTTTTCTTGTTCCTGTTCGGCGATGCCGCGATGCTGAACATCTTGCCGTCACGCATCTTCCCCCTGATGACCAACTACCAGTTGTCGGCGATCCCGTTGTTCATCTTCATGGCCTCGATGTTGGAGCGGGCGGGGATCATCGAAGAGCTCTACGATATGGTCTACAAGATCCTCGGTGGCTTACGCGGCGGGCTGGCCATATCCACTATCATCGCCTCTACCCTGCTGGCCGCGATGTGCGGCGTCATCGGCGCCACCGAAGTGACCATGGGCATGATCGCCCTCCCGGCCATGATACGTCGCCACTACCATCCGACCATCGCCTGTGGCTCCATCCTGGCTGGCGGGACCCTGGGGATTCTGATCCCCCCGTCGATCCTGGCCATCCTGTTTGCGGTAATAGCGCAGCAGTCGGTGGGCGAACTCTTCATCGGCGCGGTTATTCCCGGCCTGATCCTTTCCAGTCTCTATATCATCTATGTGGCGACCGCCACTACCATAAAACCGTCATGGGGGCCGCCGCTGCCGAAAGAGGAGCGGGTGACGACCCGGGAAAAGATTCGCCTGCTGGGTAACATGTTCGCCCCCCTGGTATTGGTGGCCTTGGTGCTGGGCATCATCTTCGCCGGCATCGCAACCCCGGTGGAGGCTGCGGGGGTTGGTACCTTCGGCGCCCTGGTGGTGGCCGCCATGCATCGACGTCTCAGCATCGAGAACATCCGTTCCGCTGCCATCACCACCCTGCGGGTTACCGGGATGGTGCTCTGGATCATCTTCGGTGCCACCCTGTTTGTCGGCTTCTACGTGGTCAACGGCGGGCAGGAATTCGTCAATGAAACTATAGCCGGTACCGGTCTGGGGCCCTATGGGGTGTTGATATTGATGATGGTGATCCTGGTCATCCTGGGCATGTTTCTCGACTGGGTCGGCATCCTGTTGCTGGCGGTACCGATATTCATTCCACTGATGAAGACCATGAGCTTCGATGGCGTCTTCGGTCTGCCGGGAGTCAGTCCGCAGGAGTTACCCCTATGGTTCGGTGTGGTCTATATGGTCAACATGCAGATGTCATTTATCAGTCCGCCCTTCGGCTATGCCCTCTTCTATCTGAAGAGCGTCGCCCCCCCCGAGGTGACCATGGGGCAGATCTATCGATCCTCGCTACCCTTCCTCTTTCTGCAGGCTGTCGGCCTGGCGATCTGTATTATTTTTCCGGAAGTCGTCCTATGGCTGCCGAGGCAGGTTTATGGTTGA
- a CDS encoding class I SAM-dependent methyltransferase: MIDPTFILKDYDEATYLKLNPDVSAAVDNRSFASGLEHCLIYGIYEDRPGLPRSMREHMRSHPHDSMSPPSYLRTRVHGDESLQDFENAGKLLSYDLFSFFYSHAEKAGGNRVFDFGCGCGRVVRYLSKLFSQNQFYASDIDHEAIAWCRDKLSDICDFTANNSFPPLPFDSNYFDFIYSISVFTHLPEEMHLVWLEELRRVTKRNGYLLLTTHSEQLAPKEIQPRLNEHGFYYSVAGGTDGLPDFYQTSFHTEQYIRSTWGRYLEIVKIVKKGIMNHQDLVICRNSL; the protein is encoded by the coding sequence ATGATCGACCCTACCTTTATCCTAAAAGACTATGACGAAGCCACCTACCTGAAACTCAATCCGGATGTGAGTGCGGCTGTCGATAATCGATCATTCGCATCCGGCTTGGAGCATTGTTTGATCTATGGGATATATGAGGATCGTCCCGGGCTTCCGCGATCCATGCGCGAGCATATGCGAAGCCATCCTCATGATTCGATGTCGCCACCTAGCTATTTACGCACCAGGGTGCATGGGGATGAGAGCCTGCAAGATTTTGAAAATGCAGGTAAGTTATTGTCTTATGATCTTTTTTCATTTTTTTATTCACATGCCGAGAAAGCCGGGGGTAATCGCGTATTTGACTTTGGCTGCGGTTGTGGCCGAGTTGTCAGATATCTCTCCAAGCTGTTCTCGCAAAATCAATTTTACGCCAGCGATATTGACCATGAGGCGATCGCATGGTGCCGGGATAAGCTATCGGATATATGTGATTTCACTGCTAACAATAGCTTTCCACCACTTCCGTTCGATAGTAACTATTTTGATTTCATCTACTCGATCTCGGTGTTTACCCATCTCCCGGAGGAGATGCATCTCGTTTGGCTGGAGGAGTTAAGGCGAGTAACCAAGAGGAATGGTTATCTGCTCCTTACAACCCATAGCGAGCAGCTTGCGCCAAAAGAGATTCAACCAAGGCTAAACGAGCATGGTTTCTACTATTCGGTTGCCGGTGGAACAGATGGCTTGCCCGATTTTTATCAGACCAGTTTTCACACTGAACAATATATTCGGAGTACTTGGGGAAGGTATTTAGAAATAGTCAAAATCGTTAAAAAAGGCATAATGAATCATCAGGATCTAGTGATATGCAGGAACTCCCTTTGA